AAATAATTAAAAATCTTGTTGTGATAGCGGTGTTAGGGTCAGCGGCGATTAAGGCAGATGCAGTGCCTTCTTTGGGTGAAGTTTGGGGAACAACTGGAGGTAGCCCTAATCCGGTGTGGGTGGCTACGCCTGAGATTGGGGGCGCCACTACAAATGGCGGAGTGTCAACTGTAGCTTTGACATTGAGCGGAATTAATCCAAAGGGTTCGTTGGGCGCAACTAGCGCAGCTTACGACGGGAGCTATTTGGCCTATGGCTCAGCTCTGAATATGACGTTTACATTGCAGTCAACTCATGTTCCGAACAATACCCAGGGTTATGGTTTGCAGTTCTATTTCAAGTCAGGGTCTGATATCTGGTATGCAACGGGATTAGACTATGTAACTGGGCTTGGACCGCAAACATATAGTTTTAACATCGGGTCTGAATCTGTTTGGGCTGCGGGGGGAGTAAATGCTCAGACCTGGGCGCAAGGCTTTGGCGATGTTACTGAAATAGGATTCGATGTTTTAGGAGCGAATTACAATGGAAATCAGACGTTTACTTTTTCTGGCATGGAGCTTACTCAGGTTGTCCCCGAGCCGGAAACCGTCTGGATGATCATGATGGTGCTGGCTTCGCTTGCGCTTACTTTCCGCGGGCGTTTGGGCGGGATTGCTGCTCAGGTGAAAGCGCGTATTAAAGCCTGATGTTGATTTGGATTTAGCTAAAGGCCGGACTTGAAAAAGTCCGGCCTTTTTTTATCCCATCAAGCTGCTGACAATGTCTCGTGAGCGAGAAGACTGCAAGTGGTAGTGGATAAAGGCGCTCAGGAGTTTGTTGGCTGATTCGGCTTGCCTGGGCGTACAAATGGTGCGTTTGGCCATGGCGGGCGTATCAGTGTTTTCCCACCCCTTCAACATTCCCAGAATGTCGTGTGTCAGGGGAATCGTCAGGCTGTCATGCACTCTATGGCAGTGGGCACACACCAATCCACCTCTTGATATTGAAAACCATGTGGGCCGGTCATTAGGGAATGACGGCGTGCCGCAATTAAGGCAATTTGACAGTTGAGGGGCGACGCCAAGGTGTTTCAGCAGTTTTAACTCTGACCAGTTCATCACCGTTTCCGACGTCCCTTGGTTTGCGAGGAAGTCCAGTGTCTGTTCGGCCCAGTTGAAGAGGGCGGGGCTGGCGGCGTCAGGCGGCGTCAGGCGGCTCAGGAGGTCGCAGAGGTAGGAGGCCGTGATTGAGGCGCGCCAGTCGGTTCTGAAGGCCGTTCTCGGGGCGATGGGCGAGCATTCCTTGAGGATGTGTAGGGAGCTGTGTCGGCTTTTATAGAAAAGTAGCTCACAGGTGTAAAAGCAGTCATATTGACCAATCAAATTGTTTTTGATGCGCTTGGCGCCCTTGGCCAGCGTCACCGTTCGGCCATAATCAGGGGTGAGCCAGGTAATCACCTGAGAGGTTTTTGAAAAGGGGTCCAACCGAAGCACCACTCCTGTAGTCTTAATGATCATGCGATTATCTGGCTATAGGGTTGCTTTATCCCCTCTCCCCTTGAGGGAGAGGGCTAGGGTGAGGGGTGTTTTGCCGAAGAGGGGGAGGATTGCCGAGGCTTGTTTCCCCGCTGAAATAAATTATCACAAAGGCCATCGTGTTTGGCATCCTTTAACCAGCGTAACTCTCTTCGCCGCATCTGTTGGCGGTGTTTCGGGGTATCGTCATCTGCGCCGGATAGATGGTCACACCCGTGGGCCAGGTAAAGGGCCAATTCGCGGTCAGCCCCCTTATAGGCTGGCCCCAGTCGGCAGGCTAATTCGACATTGATGACCACTTCGCCGTTCATTTCACTCTCTGAATCACCTGGCATTGGCTCAAAATTGAAACTGATCACATCAGTGGCGTAGTCATGGCCGAGATGGTTCCGATTAACTTCCTGTGATTGCCGGTCGTCCACTAGCACTACTGACACCTCTCCCCACGCCATCCTTGCCCGTTGGCCTGATCTATCCAGTAATAACTTTGCCAACTTCCGTATCGCCAGTA
This region of bacterium genomic DNA includes:
- the recO gene encoding DNA repair protein RecO, whose translation is MIIKTTGVVLRLDPFSKTSQVITWLTPDYGRTVTLAKGAKRIKNNLIGQYDCFYTCELLFYKSRHSSLHILKECSPIAPRTAFRTDWRASITASYLCDLLSRLTPPDAASPALFNWAEQTLDFLANQGTSETVMNWSELKLLKHLGVAPQLSNCLNCGTPSFPNDRPTWFSISRGGLVCAHCHRVHDSLTIPLTHDILGMLKGWENTDTPAMAKRTICTPRQAESANKLLSAFIHYHLQSSRSRDIVSSLMG
- the ybeY gene encoding rRNA maturation RNase YbeY, which gives rise to MHVSVTNLQRRKIKILAIRKLAKLLLDRSGQRARMAWGEVSVVLVDDRQSQEVNRNHLGHDYATDVISFNFEPMPGDSESEMNGEVVINVELACRLGPAYKGADRELALYLAHGCDHLSGADDDTPKHRQQMRRRELRWLKDAKHDGLCDNLFQRGNKPRQSSPSSAKHPSP